One Oncorhynchus clarkii lewisi isolate Uvic-CL-2024 chromosome 28, UVic_Ocla_1.0, whole genome shotgun sequence genomic region harbors:
- the LOC139387477 gene encoding SLAM family member 5-like isoform X1, translated as MSLLLRFGLLTCIASSESSSVFVLKGQDVRLDVQENVQLKELEFFKWTIGSRNILRCTDTLSVRVAPEYKNRVEFYKGNFSLLLKNIQEGDSGPYTAVVSGDKDKTIIVHQLVLQERIEPPVLTVDSNSTVNVTCNVTVACRGQNTSVTSSCNSSTCSQVGGESRGAETSTVPLLSVYVAGGSIICNHSNQVSWANDTKDIVELCPMKSVSPPAGSMSMCMLKIILMSVGLVIMISAVITVHIRHRFHYG; from the exons ATGTCTCTCCTTTTAAGATTTGGATTGCTGACCTGCATAGCATCATCAG AGTCCAGCTCTGTGTTTGTGCTGAAGGGACAGGATGTTCGTCTGGATGTCCAGGAAAATGTTCAACTGAAAGAGTTAGAGTTTTTTAAGTGGACCATCGGATCACGCAACATTCTAAGATGCACTGACACATTGTCAGTGAGAGTGGCTCCTGAGTACAAAAACAGGGTTGAGTTTTATAAGGGAAACTTCTCTCTGCTACTGAAGAACATACAGGAAGGAGACAGTGGACCGTATACTGCAGTAGTGAGTGGTGACAAAGACAAGACTATTATTGTACACCAGTTAGTTCTCCAAG AGAGAATTGAGCCTCCAGTCCTGACAGTGGACTCTAACTCCACCGTCAATGTCACCTGTAACGTGACTGTGGCCTGCAGAGGTCAGAACACCTCTGTCACCTCCAGCTGTAACAGCAGCACCTGTTCTCaggtgggaggagagagtagaggggctGAGACCTCCACTGTCCCCCTGCTCTCTGTCTATGTGGCAGGGGGTTCCATCATTTGTAACCACAGCAACCAAGTCAGCTGGGCCAACGACACCAAGGACATAGTGGAACTCTGTCCAATGAAAtctg TGTCTCCCCCTGCTGGTAGCATGTCTATGTGCATGCTGAAGATCATCCTGATGTCTGTGGGGCTGGTCATCATGATCTCTGCTGTCATCACTGTCCACATCAGGCACAGATTCCACTATGGATAG